The following are encoded in a window of Rhodopirellula islandica genomic DNA:
- a CDS encoding PSD1 and planctomycete cytochrome C domain-containing protein: MDASVAPADEVSFSRDVLPVLSDRCFHCHGPDEGNREADLRLDLESAAKEDRGGYAAVQAGDLDNSELWNRIVSDDEDAVMPPTDSHRKPLSDKEREAIRQWILDGAKWGKHWSFEKLTRPSVPDTAPHPIDAFVVEKLAENGLTLSPLAPPVTQLRRFAFDLTGMSPTPAQIAELPEDIDAAWMDAQWPRFVDQFLESPHHAERMAMWWLDAARYSDSDGFQQDGTRENWPWRDWVIEQFDKNRPFDEFTIEQFAGDLLPDATAEQKLATCFHRNHMTNGEGGRDPEESRIDYVIDRVNTTGTVWLGLTLGCVQCHTHKFDPITHHDYYSLAAYFNSIDEDGRAGMKATPYLDFESPNVDSQVHEFATFVTQCEEAEVAEKQCAVERFEKWLSEFRSNPRSEHSVWHTPPPKLNSSEGTEFELEADAIVQTQGPTPVQDDYRVVMQIPSGMPRVTGIRIEVFPHPSHVDGRFARDGNGEFTLTSVLAMGRREGSPSESQLDLSQAIADYEADKKRETDWDSKYGGIRETLNDDARDGWTTDGAETISQHVGVYELDQPWQVEPGDQFVVLLRHRSTHGHANIGRFRISLSSEQGETVRRVDGGSPISELVERLNSNEQTTDAPVDEKLRQRLLDQFLLGDDEYQFASNRLKRARKQLADLKKQSEPRKVMVLKEREKPRDTHVLLRGVWDAKGDVVQPAVLPSVLDWPAEKARTRLDLANWIVDPENPLTARVAANHMWQLMFGAGLVRTPDDFGLQGELPTHPKLLDWLAVELMENDWDLRHILRLIATSQTYRQSSVATAELLERDPENRLLARAPRFRLPAWMIRDNALRVSGLLDPTVGGPPVYPYQPPGVWAEITMGRFDYQPSLGDRQYRRTLYAFWRRSSAPTFLFDSAQRRVCEVGVRRTNTPLHALTLMNDTTMLESSRSIADAIVGQAESSQKTTWESNANELASRVLSRKLSTQELAALQSVWTRVNEHYADHLEDAMEFCTVGQTEPPGEGVAAETAAWQTTASLILNLDEAMTRE; encoded by the coding sequence ATGGATGCGTCCGTCGCTCCGGCCGACGAGGTTTCGTTTTCGCGTGACGTTCTGCCGGTTCTGTCGGATCGCTGCTTTCATTGCCATGGACCTGATGAAGGCAATCGCGAAGCGGACTTAAGATTGGACCTTGAATCGGCCGCCAAGGAAGACCGCGGTGGCTACGCGGCGGTGCAGGCCGGCGATCTCGACAACAGTGAGCTTTGGAATCGGATCGTTTCGGATGACGAAGACGCGGTCATGCCGCCGACGGATTCGCATCGGAAACCGCTCAGCGACAAGGAACGCGAGGCGATCCGGCAATGGATTCTGGATGGTGCCAAATGGGGAAAGCACTGGTCGTTCGAAAAGCTGACCCGGCCCAGCGTTCCTGACACGGCACCGCATCCGATCGACGCGTTTGTGGTCGAGAAACTCGCAGAGAACGGTCTGACGCTCAGTCCACTCGCGCCGCCAGTCACACAGTTGCGGCGTTTCGCGTTTGACTTGACGGGCATGTCACCGACGCCGGCGCAAATCGCGGAATTGCCCGAGGACATCGATGCGGCGTGGATGGATGCTCAATGGCCCCGGTTCGTGGATCAGTTTCTCGAATCGCCGCATCATGCCGAACGCATGGCGATGTGGTGGCTCGACGCCGCTCGCTATTCCGATTCCGACGGCTTTCAACAAGATGGGACTCGCGAAAATTGGCCTTGGCGGGATTGGGTGATCGAACAATTCGACAAGAACCGACCGTTTGACGAATTCACGATCGAACAATTCGCTGGCGACCTGTTGCCGGATGCAACCGCCGAACAAAAATTGGCGACGTGTTTTCATCGCAATCACATGACGAACGGCGAAGGCGGCCGCGACCCCGAAGAATCTCGCATCGACTACGTCATCGACCGAGTCAACACGACCGGCACGGTTTGGTTGGGGCTGACGCTCGGCTGCGTGCAGTGCCACACGCACAAATTTGATCCCATCACGCATCACGATTACTACTCGTTGGCGGCCTACTTCAATAGCATCGACGAGGATGGGCGAGCGGGGATGAAAGCAACGCCCTATCTCGATTTCGAATCCCCCAACGTTGATTCTCAAGTCCACGAATTCGCGACGTTTGTCACGCAGTGCGAAGAAGCCGAAGTCGCTGAGAAACAGTGTGCGGTGGAACGTTTCGAAAAATGGTTGTCAGAGTTCCGAAGCAATCCACGCTCCGAACATTCGGTTTGGCACACGCCGCCGCCGAAACTGAACAGCAGCGAGGGAACCGAGTTCGAACTCGAAGCCGATGCAATCGTGCAAACGCAGGGGCCAACGCCGGTTCAAGACGACTACCGAGTGGTCATGCAAATCCCCAGTGGCATGCCTCGTGTCACCGGGATCCGAATCGAAGTGTTTCCTCATCCGTCGCATGTGGACGGACGTTTTGCACGAGACGGCAACGGTGAGTTCACACTGACCAGCGTCCTCGCCATGGGCCGCCGCGAAGGCAGTCCCTCCGAGAGCCAACTGGATCTGTCTCAGGCAATCGCCGACTACGAAGCCGACAAAAAACGCGAAACCGACTGGGACAGCAAGTACGGCGGCATTCGCGAAACACTCAACGATGACGCTCGCGACGGTTGGACAACCGACGGTGCCGAAACCATTTCACAACACGTCGGTGTCTACGAACTGGATCAACCTTGGCAAGTCGAACCCGGGGACCAATTCGTCGTGTTGCTGCGTCATCGATCCACCCATGGGCACGCCAATATCGGCCGGTTCCGAATTTCCCTGTCATCGGAACAAGGCGAAACGGTTCGGCGGGTCGACGGCGGGTCTCCGATCTCAGAACTTGTTGAGCGTCTGAACTCCAACGAGCAAACAACTGACGCCCCGGTCGACGAGAAACTCCGCCAGCGTCTGCTTGACCAGTTTCTGTTGGGCGATGACGAATACCAGTTCGCATCCAATCGTTTGAAACGAGCACGGAAACAACTTGCAGATCTAAAGAAACAGTCCGAACCGCGAAAAGTCATGGTGTTGAAGGAACGCGAAAAACCGCGAGACACTCACGTGCTGTTGCGTGGCGTCTGGGATGCCAAGGGCGATGTGGTCCAGCCCGCGGTCCTGCCCAGTGTGTTGGATTGGCCAGCCGAAAAGGCTCGCACGCGGTTGGACCTGGCGAACTGGATCGTCGATCCCGAAAACCCGCTCACGGCTCGTGTTGCCGCCAACCACATGTGGCAACTGATGTTCGGTGCTGGGTTGGTTCGAACCCCCGACGACTTCGGCTTGCAAGGTGAACTGCCAACGCACCCCAAATTGCTGGATTGGTTGGCGGTCGAGCTGATGGAAAACGATTGGGACCTGAGGCACATCCTGCGGCTGATCGCGACCAGCCAGACGTATCGGCAGAGCAGTGTGGCAACGGCCGAGCTGTTAGAACGGGATCCCGAAAACCGATTGCTGGCCAGAGCCCCTCGGTTCCGTTTGCCTGCCTGGATGATCCGTGACAACGCCCTTCGGGTGTCTGGATTGCTGGATCCCACCGTCGGTGGACCGCCCGTTTATCCCTACCAACCGCCGGGCGTGTGGGCGGAGATCACCATGGGCCGGTTCGACTATCAACCCAGTCTCGGGGATCGGCAGTACCGACGCACTTTGTATGCATTTTGGCGTCGCAGCAGTGCCCCCACGTTTCTGTTTGACAGTGCCCAACGCCGTGTTTGCGAAGTCGGCGTTCGCCGCACCAACACGCCGCTGCATGCACTGACGCTGATGAACGACACAACCATGTTGGAATCATCTCGGTCCATTGCCGATGCGATCGTTGGCCAGGCGGAGTCGTCCCAGAAAACAACCTGGGAATCCAACGCGAATGAGCTGGCGAGTCGTGTTCTATCGCGAAAACTCAGCACGCAGGAATTGGCCGCGTTGCAATCCGTCTGGACCCGCGTGAATGAGCACTACGCAGACCATCTTGAAGACGCGATGGAGTTTTGTACGGTTGGGCAAACCGAGCCGCCTGGCGAAGGCGTGGCTGCCGAAACCGCGGCCTGGCAGACCACCGCCAGCCTGATTTTGAATTTGGATGAAGCCATGACACGTGAATGA
- a CDS encoding AraC family transcriptional regulator, with the protein MAKPTPDVTDWRNEVFGSIVNPLACLELFDYLPQVYMYVKAADGRYLRANRVVCRVVGVNDESAIIGKTDFDFFPPAIATQYVEEDRRVVASGATLTDQVWLVPDSRGVPQIYSCNKIPLLDQAGDVVALAGVKRPYHDSEAPESGHLRLLKVVQFVTQHYGDEISVSDLAREANLSQSQLHREFTRLFGITPNHYIREVRVGVARHLLETTQEAVGVIAASTGFYDQSHLTRQFKSSTGITPTEYRRMYSPLE; encoded by the coding sequence ATGGCCAAACCCACACCTGACGTCACAGACTGGCGAAACGAAGTCTTCGGAAGCATTGTCAATCCCTTGGCATGCTTGGAGCTATTCGATTATTTGCCACAGGTTTACATGTACGTCAAAGCTGCCGATGGACGTTACTTGCGAGCCAATCGCGTGGTCTGCCGGGTTGTGGGGGTGAACGATGAATCGGCGATCATTGGGAAGACCGACTTCGATTTCTTCCCACCCGCCATCGCGACGCAGTACGTCGAAGAGGACCGGCGAGTGGTCGCATCGGGGGCAACGCTGACCGATCAGGTATGGTTGGTTCCCGACAGTCGCGGCGTGCCGCAGATCTATTCGTGCAACAAGATCCCTCTGCTCGACCAAGCAGGCGACGTGGTGGCGTTGGCAGGAGTGAAACGGCCGTACCATGATTCCGAGGCACCGGAGAGCGGGCACTTGCGACTGTTGAAAGTGGTCCAGTTCGTGACGCAACATTACGGCGATGAAATCTCGGTGTCGGATTTGGCTCGCGAAGCCAACCTGTCACAGAGCCAATTGCACCGTGAATTCACTCGTTTGTTTGGAATCACACCCAACCACTACATTCGGGAAGTCCGGGTGGGTGTGGCCAGGCACCTGTTGGAGACCACCCAAGAAGCCGTCGGAGTGATCGCTGCCAGCACTGGTTTCTACGACCAGAGCCATCTGACCCGGCAGTTCAAATCCTCGACCGGGATCACTCCGACGGAATATCGTCGCATGTACAGTCCGCTGGAGTGA
- a CDS encoding vitamin K epoxide reductase family protein gives MLACSMVALGTSSYLAFTAFTSSPVAGCGGGSLFDCSHVLHSRWSKVGALPVSVPAILTHLSVISLLLFRPISVFWKRIRWGALGVVALTAGGAAIWFIGLQVFALGHLCPYCMVAHVAGIVLAGTFLYSRPAQAPPLRLLCSVAAVGLAAMITLQVATEPAPTFEVIDHSAQPAMFEAPGTVESPGTFEAPGVFEAPASGESAQGGEIEGLFAAPESVSTNREATEWLDQVASFDPSRLAMALIYPASLLTSEVAAEPDQTPKTAEILGGVRLATKDWPLIGKPDAEMVLVEMFDYTCPHCQRTHESLEAAQEHFGDRLAVIVLPVPLDGRCNPAIQSTNAMHREACDLAKLAVAVWIVDREKFAEFHSYMFESKPTLAQATSHASQLVDDAKLKSTMSSPTPTEYIQKHVQLYQRAGSGTIPKLLFPKTTTVGAVESSQAMIRLIEQHL, from the coding sequence ATGCTGGCGTGCAGCATGGTTGCGTTGGGCACGAGCAGCTACCTCGCGTTCACAGCGTTCACGTCGTCCCCTGTGGCAGGATGCGGCGGCGGGAGTCTGTTTGATTGCAGCCACGTGCTACATAGTCGCTGGTCCAAGGTGGGAGCCCTGCCGGTCAGTGTGCCAGCCATCCTGACTCATCTCAGCGTGATCTCGCTGCTGCTGTTCCGTCCGATCAGCGTTTTTTGGAAACGCATTCGCTGGGGCGCTCTCGGCGTGGTTGCTCTGACGGCCGGGGGAGCCGCGATTTGGTTCATTGGACTGCAAGTCTTTGCTCTGGGCCACCTTTGCCCGTATTGCATGGTCGCTCACGTCGCGGGAATCGTCTTGGCGGGTACGTTCCTCTACAGCCGCCCCGCGCAGGCACCGCCGCTGCGTCTGCTGTGTTCAGTCGCCGCAGTCGGGTTGGCCGCGATGATCACACTGCAAGTGGCAACGGAACCGGCACCGACGTTTGAGGTGATCGATCACAGCGCCCAACCGGCCATGTTTGAGGCGCCGGGAACGGTTGAATCGCCAGGAACATTCGAAGCACCGGGCGTGTTCGAAGCCCCTGCGAGCGGCGAATCCGCTCAAGGTGGCGAGATCGAAGGCTTGTTTGCTGCCCCCGAATCGGTCAGCACAAACCGGGAAGCAACCGAATGGCTCGATCAAGTTGCTAGCTTCGATCCCTCTCGCTTGGCCATGGCGTTGATTTATCCCGCGTCGTTGCTGACCTCGGAGGTTGCCGCGGAACCAGACCAGACCCCGAAGACGGCTGAGATTCTTGGCGGAGTTCGGTTGGCAACCAAGGATTGGCCGCTCATCGGAAAGCCGGATGCGGAGATGGTGCTGGTGGAGATGTTCGATTACACCTGCCCGCATTGCCAGCGCACTCACGAGTCGCTGGAAGCCGCCCAAGAACACTTTGGTGATCGATTGGCAGTGATCGTGTTGCCGGTTCCTTTGGACGGTCGCTGCAACCCTGCGATTCAAAGCACCAACGCGATGCACCGCGAAGCTTGTGATTTGGCAAAGCTGGCGGTTGCTGTCTGGATCGTCGACCGGGAGAAGTTCGCTGAATTCCATTCGTACATGTTCGAATCCAAGCCGACGCTTGCTCAAGCCACGTCACACGCCTCGCAATTGGTCGACGATGCGAAATTGAAATCAACCATGAGCAGTCCCACCCCGACCGAGTACATCCAAAAGCACGTGCAGCTGTATCAACGAGCGGGCTCGGGAACGATCCCCAAGTTACTGTTCCCAAAGACAACGACCGTGGGTGCGGTGGAATCTTCCCAGGCGATGATTCGATTGATCGAGCAACACCTGTAG
- the truA gene encoding tRNA pseudouridine(38-40) synthase TruA → MQANDRTRTPRPRTFHLTVAYDGTEYCGWQVQPDQRSIQSELERVIQPLAGRPVRILGSGRTDAGVHAIGQVARCVLPKWNAGPVALLRAINSKLPDDIRVKAVRETRERFHPIADATGKRYQYMVQIGGGRDPFANRFVHRVGGPIDHAAMQAAAAKFVGRHDFVAFQGTGAQRPSTVRTIHSARWFRRTANDPTGAELDGEHWCFEIEGEGFLYNMVRNLIGTMLEVGRGRKPLEWIDEVFASRDRKQAGPTAPPQGLFLCRVDYTDEVFELDELDSGG, encoded by the coding sequence TTGCAAGCCAACGATCGAACTCGCACGCCTCGTCCTCGCACGTTTCATCTGACGGTGGCATACGACGGCACCGAATATTGTGGCTGGCAAGTCCAGCCTGACCAGCGGTCGATCCAATCGGAACTGGAACGCGTGATTCAGCCGCTGGCAGGACGCCCGGTTCGAATATTGGGCAGCGGTCGAACCGACGCGGGCGTCCACGCGATCGGGCAAGTCGCACGGTGCGTGCTGCCAAAGTGGAACGCCGGTCCGGTCGCCTTGCTGCGAGCGATCAACAGCAAGTTGCCCGACGACATTCGCGTCAAAGCCGTCCGCGAAACGCGAGAACGGTTTCACCCCATCGCCGATGCCACCGGCAAGCGATACCAATACATGGTGCAAATTGGTGGTGGACGTGATCCTTTCGCCAATCGATTCGTGCACCGCGTCGGCGGCCCGATTGATCATGCCGCGATGCAAGCGGCGGCGGCCAAGTTCGTCGGACGCCATGACTTCGTCGCGTTTCAAGGAACGGGTGCCCAACGGCCCTCCACCGTGCGAACGATCCATTCAGCCAGATGGTTCCGCCGAACCGCGAATGATCCCACCGGGGCAGAACTCGATGGCGAACACTGGTGCTTTGAAATTGAAGGCGAGGGATTTCTTTACAACATGGTTCGCAACTTGATCGGCACGATGCTGGAAGTCGGACGCGGCCGCAAACCGCTGGAGTGGATCGACGAGGTCTTCGCCAGTCGCGATCGCAAGCAGGCCGGTCCAACCGCTCCGCCTCAGGGGTTGTTTCTGTGCCGAGTGGATTACACGGACGAAGTCTTTGAACTGGATGAGCTTGATTCGGGCGGCTGA
- a CDS encoding FHA domain-containing protein, producing the protein MSESSAQLILASGSRAGLVAAIRTGYYVIGRDRGCQIRPKSRSVSRKHCLLHWETPTDSEPRFRIFDLDSTSGTRVNGTRIPARTWVELIDGAELRCGKITFALAIAAAGNADSRCSLDDREAPTGETADAATAANASMLEGDAWQEIDIASFLQVAPTVTQKAGHDDIRANASNPAPQGTESGIFESDEDFSDDETAEDSDQSSSSINAAPQMTDSKNPNPEANQDFGNRHATEKNPDHEKNQGTQKSPSLNATDSRLVDRNQIKIFAALVMTIALFGLGGYQVMQFWQGPDVRIVDGID; encoded by the coding sequence GTGTCCGAAAGCTCCGCACAACTGATCCTTGCCTCCGGAAGTCGAGCTGGCTTGGTCGCCGCCATTCGCACCGGCTACTACGTGATCGGTCGGGACCGCGGATGCCAGATTCGTCCCAAGAGTCGTTCCGTCAGCCGGAAACATTGCCTGTTGCACTGGGAAACGCCCACGGATTCGGAACCTCGGTTTCGCATCTTTGATTTGGACAGCACCAGTGGCACGCGGGTCAACGGAACTCGCATCCCCGCCCGAACCTGGGTGGAGTTGATTGACGGTGCCGAACTTCGTTGCGGAAAGATCACGTTCGCCCTCGCGATCGCTGCGGCTGGAAACGCGGACTCCCGGTGTTCACTGGATGATCGGGAGGCCCCGACTGGAGAAACAGCCGACGCTGCCACCGCGGCAAACGCTTCGATGTTGGAGGGAGACGCGTGGCAAGAAATCGACATCGCATCGTTTCTACAGGTTGCCCCGACGGTCACGCAAAAAGCTGGTCACGACGATATCCGCGCCAATGCCTCCAACCCCGCCCCACAAGGAACTGAATCGGGAATCTTCGAGAGCGATGAAGACTTTTCCGATGACGAAACGGCGGAAGACTCCGATCAATCGTCATCGAGTATCAACGCCGCGCCCCAGATGACAGACTCCAAGAATCCAAATCCTGAAGCCAACCAGGACTTTGGGAACAGACATGCCACCGAGAAAAATCCGGATCATGAGAAGAACCAGGGCACTCAAAAGTCCCCTTCTCTAAATGCAACCGATTCCAGGTTGGTCGATCGAAACCAAATCAAGATTTTCGCCGCGCTCGTGATGACCATCGCCTTGTTCGGCTTGGGTGGCTACCAAGTCATGCAGTTTTGGCAGGGTCCCGACGTTCGAATTGTCGACGGAATTGACTGA
- a CDS encoding lipopolysaccharide biosynthesis protein, giving the protein MTSDPLSTDPNSPDPSGHPGDRSDVFDQKSASCNGSSSGTSTCSPSISCSDSGLAIAGEATPGPADGICSEAPNNSNPARSKLAKAISFSQTVGFAFAIVALQMGQGILLARLLGPIGRGEYATTVLYVQMALYVGLFGGIEVICRYAADRTVETIKLRRAAMWLGLTTGVITTGLVVACNVIALPDEKAYLMSLGCLCAFSVIGQHVMLIMTAVDRGAGDFTRYNVRRFIAAAAFPALLLVAALVTEVTLTLACVLFVIASALSMAACVVGLPQIATGESEPPVNQLLKESRPYGVSMLATDLFERLDLLLVMWLVPLLTQGFYAAMVPVVYPLTVIPNTLGIYLFNTAADRSKRLQTSDVHRILGGSIAIQTVSTIAFMIVIGPLVRLVYGEEFAPAIVFAWWLAPVSAIKGILQGLDSYVKGRGKPLAPIRCRIVAAIVMLGLTAAFVGTYGAIAIAAAALVGQVICLVWLSAIVYADVREQNAEMEPS; this is encoded by the coding sequence ATGACCTCAGATCCCCTCTCTACCGACCCGAACTCGCCGGATCCGTCCGGACACCCGGGCGATCGGTCTGACGTCTTCGATCAGAAATCGGCGTCGTGCAACGGATCCAGCTCAGGCACCAGCACCTGCTCCCCCTCGATTTCGTGTTCTGATTCTGGCCTGGCGATCGCTGGCGAGGCAACGCCAGGGCCGGCGGATGGCATCTGCTCGGAAGCACCAAACAACAGCAATCCAGCCCGCAGCAAACTCGCGAAAGCGATTTCGTTTAGCCAGACGGTTGGGTTCGCGTTTGCAATTGTCGCTCTGCAAATGGGCCAAGGCATCTTGTTGGCCCGATTGCTGGGCCCGATCGGGCGAGGCGAGTACGCAACGACAGTGTTGTACGTGCAGATGGCGCTCTACGTCGGGTTGTTCGGCGGGATCGAAGTCATCTGTCGCTACGCAGCGGATCGCACCGTTGAGACAATCAAACTTCGACGAGCGGCGATGTGGTTGGGGCTGACCACCGGAGTCATCACGACCGGATTGGTTGTGGCCTGCAACGTGATCGCCTTGCCCGACGAAAAAGCGTACCTGATGTCGTTGGGTTGCCTGTGTGCGTTCAGTGTCATCGGCCAACACGTGATGCTGATTATGACCGCCGTCGATCGTGGAGCGGGCGACTTCACCCGGTACAACGTCCGCCGTTTCATCGCCGCCGCAGCGTTCCCGGCCCTGTTGTTGGTCGCAGCATTGGTAACCGAAGTGACGCTGACCCTCGCGTGCGTGCTGTTCGTCATCGCATCCGCGCTTTCGATGGCCGCCTGCGTGGTTGGACTGCCTCAAATCGCCACCGGGGAGAGCGAACCGCCGGTCAACCAGTTGCTCAAGGAAAGCCGCCCCTACGGGGTTTCCATGTTGGCGACTGATCTGTTCGAGCGGTTGGATTTGTTGCTGGTGATGTGGTTGGTGCCGTTGCTGACGCAGGGTTTCTACGCGGCGATGGTTCCGGTCGTTTACCCGTTGACGGTGATCCCCAACACACTGGGAATTTACCTGTTCAACACCGCTGCCGATCGCAGCAAGCGTTTGCAGACATCGGATGTGCACCGGATCCTCGGTGGTTCGATCGCAATTCAAACGGTGTCCACGATCGCGTTCATGATCGTGATCGGTCCGTTGGTGCGTCTGGTTTACGGCGAGGAATTTGCACCCGCGATTGTGTTCGCTTGGTGGCTGGCACCGGTCTCGGCGATCAAAGGCATCCTGCAAGGGCTAGACAGTTACGTCAAAGGCCGAGGCAAACCGCTGGCCCCGATTCGTTGCCGAATCGTCGCAGCGATCGTGATGCTGGGTTTGACCGCCGCCTTCGTGGGCACCTATGGTGCAATCGCAATCGCGGCGGCAGCGCTCGTGGGCCAGGTCATCTGCTTGGTTTGGCTGTCCGCGATTGTCTACGCCGACGTTCGCGAACAGAACGCTGAGATGGAACCGAGCTGA
- a CDS encoding sulfatase family protein: MYRIQLALWFAVTLSSANLVVADRPNVLVAISDDQSFPHTSAYGYQAIQTPAFDRVARAGVLFNNAFTPSPGCSPMRAAFLTGRNIWQIEHAGTHASSFATKYEVYPDRLEKAGYFVGYTGKGWGPGNWKISERSRNPAGPVFSSKKMKSPGGISSVDYASNFESFLQQKPEDAPFSFWFGCQEPHRVFEKGIGLKNGMDPAKVVVPEFLPDTPEIRSDILDYCYEIQWFDQHLGRMLDTLEKAGELDNTIVIVTSDNGMAFPRAKANVYEYGIHMPLAISWPAQVKGDRTVDDLVNLIDVTATIYEATSVEPPAKTPLSGRSLVGLLQSGKQGTVESNREAIFSGRERHSSVRYESLGYPQRCIRTDQYLFIRNFRPERWPAGAPQKFGSGAYPKNKAILAEELGPMHEGYHDIDGCPSLTFLVENHDDTELAKYLQWAVAKRPAGELYDIQSDPACLNDLANKPEFAEVKQTLSRRLNNYLAETNDPRVSGPDGGDIWETYPRYSGLRWFPKPEWAKQSPDRVPELDWLDERRPK, from the coding sequence TTGTACCGAATCCAGCTCGCCTTGTGGTTTGCCGTCACGCTCTCGTCGGCGAATCTTGTTGTCGCCGACCGCCCCAACGTCTTGGTCGCGATTTCGGATGATCAATCGTTCCCGCACACGTCCGCCTACGGGTACCAAGCGATCCAGACACCTGCGTTTGATCGCGTCGCACGCGCTGGCGTCCTGTTCAACAACGCGTTCACCCCGTCACCGGGTTGCAGTCCCATGCGGGCGGCGTTTTTGACCGGACGCAATATCTGGCAAATCGAACACGCCGGAACCCACGCCAGTTCTTTTGCAACGAAGTACGAGGTCTACCCGGACCGGCTGGAAAAGGCCGGCTACTTTGTTGGGTACACAGGCAAAGGGTGGGGGCCGGGGAACTGGAAAATCAGCGAGCGTTCTCGGAACCCTGCTGGGCCGGTTTTCTCGTCCAAGAAAATGAAGTCACCCGGCGGAATCAGCAGCGTTGATTACGCCTCCAATTTCGAATCGTTCCTGCAGCAAAAACCAGAGGACGCACCGTTCAGTTTTTGGTTCGGATGCCAAGAACCTCACCGCGTGTTTGAGAAAGGCATCGGGCTGAAAAATGGCATGGATCCGGCGAAGGTCGTCGTGCCGGAGTTCCTGCCCGACACACCGGAAATTCGAAGCGACATTCTGGACTATTGCTACGAAATCCAGTGGTTCGACCAACACCTCGGTCGCATGCTCGACACGCTTGAGAAAGCCGGTGAACTGGACAACACAATCGTGATCGTGACCAGCGACAACGGCATGGCGTTCCCTCGTGCCAAGGCGAATGTCTACGAGTACGGGATCCACATGCCGCTGGCAATCAGTTGGCCAGCCCAGGTGAAGGGCGATCGAACCGTTGATGACCTGGTCAACTTGATCGACGTGACCGCGACGATCTACGAAGCGACAAGCGTGGAGCCTCCGGCGAAAACACCTTTGAGCGGTCGCAGTCTGGTTGGGTTGCTCCAGTCGGGCAAACAGGGAACCGTGGAGTCGAATCGCGAGGCGATTTTCTCGGGGCGCGAACGGCATTCATCGGTTCGATATGAATCGCTCGGCTACCCACAACGCTGCATTCGGACGGATCAATATCTGTTCATTCGTAACTTCCGTCCGGAGCGTTGGCCCGCCGGCGCGCCGCAGAAATTTGGCTCGGGAGCCTACCCAAAGAACAAAGCGATTCTTGCCGAAGAGTTGGGGCCGATGCACGAAGGCTATCATGACATCGATGGTTGTCCGTCGCTCACCTTCCTGGTCGAAAACCACGATGACACGGAGCTTGCCAAGTACTTGCAGTGGGCCGTTGCGAAACGCCCGGCGGGAGAGCTTTATGACATCCAGTCCGACCCAGCCTGCTTGAATGATTTGGCCAACAAGCCCGAATTTGCAGAGGTCAAGCAGACTTTGAGTCGACGTCTAAACAATTACCTCGCTGAAACCAACGACCCACGAGTTTCCGGGCCCGACGGCGGCGACATTTGGGAGACTTACCCGCGATACAGCGGTCTGCGTTGGTTCCCGAAACCGGAGTGGGCGAAGCAATCGCCCGACCGGGTTCCAGAGCTGGATTGGTTGGACGAGCGTCGCCCAAAGTAG